In the genome of Priestia aryabhattai, the window TTTAACGGCTTTTTCAATAGCGTTGCTTTCTAGTATTTGTAATGTATTTTCAAGCGTTCGCACATTGGAGCGAAAGATTTTTTCAGCAATGGTTTTTTCATTATCTGTTTCAGTAATTTCTTCGTGAATCTGCTGAATAGGCGTCATAATTTCAGCAGCCAGCGCTATTTTCATCGCTTGATAGCCCTTGAAACCAATTCGTTTACAAAAGCGAAAAACTGTTGCATCAGCTACATTTAAATCGTCTGCCACTTCGTTAATGGTACTGTGAATAATTTGTTCCGGCTGTTCTAAAATATAATTTGCAATTTTTTTCTCTTTTTCACTGAATCTAGCATAGTGAGAACGAATTTTTCCTAAGCAATTTTGCGTCATAACTGATGTTCCTTTCTACGAATTTAGTAGTAAAAAGAGTATAGCACAAAAATATGAGTGAAAAAAATTTTCTTGTAAACGATTGCAAAATGAAAAATAATTCGTATAATGGAGGTAATGTGAAATTTTTTTTCAAAGGGAGTTTGTAAAATGAAAATTGGATTAATCGGTTTAGGAAAAATGGGATATAATTTATCATTAAATTTAATGGATAACCATCATGAAGTAGTAGCTTATGATGTGAATAAAGAAGCGGTAGAAAAACTTTCAAATGAAGGAGCAGCTGGTGCCTTTACTGTTGAAGAGTTAGTCAGAGAACTGCCAGCTTCACCTAAAGTCGTATGGATTATGGTTCCGGCTGGAGAAGTAACGGAAAATGTTATTACAGAACTAAAAGAACTTCTGTCAGAAGGAGATATTGTAATAGACGGGGGAAACTCTAATTATAAAGAATCTGTTCGACGTGCTCATGATCTTCAGGAAAAAGGTATTTACTTCTTTGATGTAGGGACAAGCGGCGGAATGGAAGGCGCAAGAAACGGAGCGTGTACAATGATTGGTGGAGATGCAGAAGCATTCCGTACAATTGAACCAATTTTTAGTGATATTTGCGTAGAAAATGGATTTATGTACGCAGGTAAAAGCGGAAGCGGTCATTTTTTAAAAATGGTTCATAATGGTGTAGAATATGGAATGATGCAATCCATTGCTGAAGGATTTGAAGTTCTGGAAAAAAGTCAGTTTGATTTCGACTATGAAGCCGTAGCGCGCGTTTGGAATAACGGATCTGTTGTTCGTTCTTGGTTAATGGAACTAACGGAAAATGCGTTTTCAAAAGATCCTAAACTAGATAGTATTAAAGGAGTTATGCAGTCTTCTGGTGAAGGGAAATGGACCGTAGAGACTGCTCTTGATCTTCAAACGGCAACTCCTGTTATTGCTTTATCGCTAATGATGCGCTATCGTTCATTAGAGGAAGATACATTTACAGGAAAAGTTGTAGCAGCACTTCGAAATGAATTCGGCGGTCACGGTGTTGTAAATAAGTAAAGTAGGGGGACAGCAGCATGAGCAAAAAATATGCAATAGGTGTAGATATCGGAACAACGAGTACAAAGTCTGTATTGTTTTCAGTAGACGGTACAGTCATTGCGAACCATGGGATTGAGTATCCACTATACTCGCCTACGCCCGCGATGGCTGAGCAAGATCCTGAAGAAATTTTTCAAGCAGTTGTACGTACAATTCAAACGGTTGTAAAAACAAGCGATGTAAAACCTGAGGATATTTTATGCGTTTCATTCAGCTCAGCTATGCACAGTGTTATTGCCGTTGATCAGCAGGGAAAACCGCTGACAAAATGTATCACGTGGGCGGATAATAGAAGTGCAGAATGGACGGAAAAAATTAAAAATGAATACAATGGGCATGAGATTTATTTACGTACGGGTACGCCTATTCATCCGATGTCGCCGCTTTCCAAGCTAACATGGCTTTCTAATGAACAGCCTGAATTAGTGAAGGGAACATATAAGTTTATTTCGATTAAAGAATATGTATTCTTTAAGTTGTTTAACGAATATATTATCGACTATTCGATTGCATCAGCAACGGGTTTGTTTAATCTGAAAAATCTTGCATGGGATGAAGAAGCACTTAAAGTAGCAGGTGTTACAACAGATCAGTTATCCACTCCTGTTTCAACCATGCATCAGTTAAAAGGGTTAAACCCAGAGCTTGCAGTTGAGATGCATTTACTTCCGGATACGCCCTTTATTGTAGGTGCAAGTGACGGTGTATTATCAAACTTAGGCGTAAATGCGATTGAACCAGGCGTTGTTGCTGTGACAATCGGGACAAGCGGAGCTATTCGAGCAGTGACTGACAAGCCAGTAGTCGATCCTAAAGGTCGTATTTTCTGTTATGCGTTAACAGAAGACCACTGGGTAATTGGTGGCCCTGTAAATAACGGAGGCATGATTTTTAGATGGGCTCGCGATCAGTTTGGAGCGTCGGAAGTGGAAACAGCTAAACGTCTTGGAAAAGATCCGTATGAAGTATTAACGGATATTGCGGCTTTAGTGAAACCAGGAGCAGACGGCTTATTGTTTCACCCATACCTTTCAGGAGAGCGTGCGCCGCTTTGGGATGCAAATGCTAAAGGTTCATTTTTCGGCCTAGGTTTGCACCATAAAAAAGAGCATATGATTCGTGCCGTGTTAGAAGGCGTTATTTTTAACTTATATACGGTATTATTGGCCCTTGAAGAGTTAATTGGAGAGCCTACAAAAATTCAGGCAACAGGCGGATTTGCACGTTCCGCACTTTGGCGTCAAATGATGGCAGATATTTTTAACCAAGAAGTATCCGTACCGGAAAGCTTTGAAAGTTCATGTCTAGGAGCAGTTATCCTTGGCTTATATAGCCTTGGGGAAGTTAACTCATTAAACGTTGTTTCTGATATGGTTGGAGCGACTAATCATCATTATCCAATCAAAGAAAACAGTGAAGTATATAAAGAGTTAACGGCTATCTATATTCGTTTGGCTCGCTTATTTAAAGAAGAATACGAAAGCATTACGGCTTTTCAAAAAAAATACGTACATTAAGTTCAAAGATCATCGCTTGAAGCTTTCAGGCGATGATCTTTTTTGTATGTTAGGTTATCTAACAACCAAAAAGGTTAACAATACACAATATATAAAAGTTCCCCCAAATAATGTTACAATTTGTCCAGTGTATCCCTGTTTCTCATTAAATATAATAAGGGATAACGTTAGTATTTATCACATAATAGAAAGAATCGTCACAAACGCCTTTATATTTCAGAAAATTCAAATAAAATCAGTTTTTTGGAATGAACTTATTTTATGAAAAGGGGTTTTATGGATGAAAACACAAATCGAGCAAGATGGAATTGTGACGCTCACAGAGGAGATGCACAATCAGCTGAGCGGCAGTGACCTTTGGAATGAAGATTTACGCCCCACTACGATGAAAGAACATTCTTGGAAAGGAGTTAACTTTGCTACGCTTTGGATTGGGATGTGTCTGTGTATTCCAGCTTATACAATGGCAAGCGGAATGATGACGCTTGGAATGAACTGGTGGCAAGCAATTGGTACGATCTTTTTAGGAAATGTTATCGTTCTTATTCCTATTTTGCTTAATTCTCACGCTGGAACCAAGTTTGGCATTCCTTATCCGGTATTTGCCCGCCTTTGGTTTGGAGATAAAGGAGCACATATTCCAGCACTAGCTAGGGCCATTGTGGCTGCTGGGTGGTTTGGAATCAATACATGGATTGGAACAGAAGCAATTGATACGCTGCTAAGCGCTTCGTTTTCATCTTGGAATGGTTTACCCGGTCATACAGCCATTGTATTTGCTTTCTTTTGGCTTTTAAATGTAGGAGTGGCATATAAAGGACCGCAAGCGATTAAAGTATTAGGAGCGATTGCTGCTCCGGTTATTGGTATTTCAGCTATTATTCTTTTTATATGGGCTTATACAAATTCAGGAGGATGGGGCCCAATTTTATCTACGCCTTCTAAATTCACATCAACCGGAGAATTTCTAGCTGTATTTTTTCCTGCTTTAACGGGAGTCATTGCATTTTGGGCGACGCTCGCTTTGAACATTCCGGATTTTTGTCGATATGCTAGAAGTCAGAAATCCCAAATGGTTGCGCAAACCTTCTCCTTACCGTTGACGATGAGTATTTTTTCATTTATTGGAATTGCTGTTACCTCAGCAACAATCGTTATATTTGGAGTAGCTATTTGGGATCCAGTGGCGTTAGTAGCTAAATTCCCTCCGTTTATCATTTTCTTAGGAACAATCGTTATCGTGCTTTCTTCTTTGACGATTAATGTGGGAGCAAATATTGTCGCGCCAGCCCGTGCAATTGAGAATCTGAATCCAAAGAAAATCACGTTTGCGATGGGGGCGCTAGTGACCGGTATTTTTGCTATTTTACTTCAGCCATGGTACATCATGTCTAATTTCGGGAACTATATCTTCGGCTGGCTTGGAACATATGGAGCGCTACTTGGTCCTATAGACGGCATCGCCATTGCTGACTACTGGCTTGTAAGAAGGAGACAGATGGCATTAAAGGATTTATACGAGGTAAACGGTCGCTACAGCTATTCAACAGGTTTTAATAAAAACGGTATTTATGCATTAGTAATTGGCGTGGCTATACCCGTTTTAGGCTTACTGATTCCTGGACTGCGCTTTTTATGGGATAATGCCTGGACATTTGGTCTATTCATTTCTATCATCGCGTACACGTATCTCATGAGAGGAGATAAAAGTGTATTAGTGCCAGGAGAATATGAAGAAATAACGTTAAAAACAAGTGAAAAAACGATTATCGACAGTCAAACGGCTGATCCAACCATCACAAAATAAAAAAGCAAAATCCAATCATTAACACGATTGGATTTTTTTATGAATTAAATCCCTATGGAAGAAAATTGATAAAATTTTTTTTAGTTTTTTTATTGATTTAAGAATTTTTTTTTCATATAATTTAAGTAATAAAAAGATGAAATCGTTTTCCAAATTAATTAATGTAAACGATTTCGATAATTGGAACTTATTTTTTAAAAAATTCACAGGGTGTAGAGCTTTTTTGCTACATAAAGAAAGCGTTTACTTAAAGGGAAGGTGGAAAGCAAGATGGATGCATACTTATTAGCTATTACAGTTGCCGCAATTGTTATTGTTATTGTAGGTGTTTCAGTTTTTAAATGGCATGCGTTTATTAGTTTAACGGTTGCGAGTTTGTTTTTAGCAATTGCTTCTGGGTTATCAATGGATAAAATTGTTGCCGCTTACGAAACGGGAGTGGGCGGTGTTTTGGGCCACTTAGTAGGAATTTTAGCACTGGGAACAATTTTAGGTAAGCTGATGGCTGATTCAGGCGCTGGCATGCAGGTAGCGGATTATTTCGTAAGAATATTCGGTGTGAAAAGATTGCCATGGGCGATGCTAGTAGCAGGTTTCATTATTGGTATTCCTGTTTTCTTCGAAGTAGGAATTTTGATCTTACTGCCTTTAGTTATTTCCATTCATAAAACAACAAAACAAAATATATTATTGATTGCTCTGCCAGTTATTGCAGGATTATCAATTGTTCATGGTCTCGTTCCTCCTCATCCAGGAGCGATGGCAGCTATTAGTATTTACGGAGCAAATACGGGGAAAGTGCTTTTATACGCATTAATCATTTCAATTCCAGCCGCAGTTATCGCTGGACCAGTTTTTGCAAAGTGGGTTCACAAACGTGTGATTCCAGAAGGAGAGCCTGATCTAATTCGTATTACGACTACATCAAAAGATCTTCCTGGTACAGGCGTTTCATTCTTTGTAATTTTACTGCCCGTTCTATTAATGATCTTAGCAGCTGTAGCACCTGTTATTAACGGATTGCCAAGCGGCGTAGTGAAGTTTTTAGAATTAATAGGAAGTCCTTTAATTGCACTTTTAATTGCTTGTTTTGCAG includes:
- the gntK gene encoding gluconokinase — translated: MSKKYAIGVDIGTTSTKSVLFSVDGTVIANHGIEYPLYSPTPAMAEQDPEEIFQAVVRTIQTVVKTSDVKPEDILCVSFSSAMHSVIAVDQQGKPLTKCITWADNRSAEWTEKIKNEYNGHEIYLRTGTPIHPMSPLSKLTWLSNEQPELVKGTYKFISIKEYVFFKLFNEYIIDYSIASATGLFNLKNLAWDEEALKVAGVTTDQLSTPVSTMHQLKGLNPELAVEMHLLPDTPFIVGASDGVLSNLGVNAIEPGVVAVTIGTSGAIRAVTDKPVVDPKGRIFCYALTEDHWVIGGPVNNGGMIFRWARDQFGASEVETAKRLGKDPYEVLTDIAALVKPGADGLLFHPYLSGERAPLWDANAKGSFFGLGLHHKKEHMIRAVLEGVIFNLYTVLLALEELIGEPTKIQATGGFARSALWRQMMADIFNQEVSVPESFESSCLGAVILGLYSLGEVNSLNVVSDMVGATNHHYPIKENSEVYKELTAIYIRLARLFKEEYESITAFQKKYVH
- a CDS encoding GntT/GntP/DsdX family permease, producing MDAYLLAITVAAIVIVIVGVSVFKWHAFISLTVASLFLAIASGLSMDKIVAAYETGVGGVLGHLVGILALGTILGKLMADSGAGMQVADYFVRIFGVKRLPWAMLVAGFIIGIPVFFEVGILILLPLVISIHKTTKQNILLIALPVIAGLSIVHGLVPPHPGAMAAISIYGANTGKVLLYALIISIPAAVIAGPVFAKWVHKRVIPEGEPDLIRITTTSKDLPGTGVSFFVILLPVLLMILAAVAPVINGLPSGVVKFLELIGSPLIALLIACFAAFYLLGKRQGMTKDVIKKLTEECLLPVGSIVLIIGAGGGFKQVLIDSGVGTTIGQMSEHLSLSPLVLAFLIAGLIRIATGSATVALTTAAGIVSPIIEHMSGVNLELLVIVTGAGSLMFSHVNDAGFWMVKEYLGLTVKETFKTWTVLETLLSFIAFAGALILNALI
- a CDS encoding NCS1 family nucleobase:cation symporter-1; this encodes MKTQIEQDGIVTLTEEMHNQLSGSDLWNEDLRPTTMKEHSWKGVNFATLWIGMCLCIPAYTMASGMMTLGMNWWQAIGTIFLGNVIVLIPILLNSHAGTKFGIPYPVFARLWFGDKGAHIPALARAIVAAGWFGINTWIGTEAIDTLLSASFSSWNGLPGHTAIVFAFFWLLNVGVAYKGPQAIKVLGAIAAPVIGISAIILFIWAYTNSGGWGPILSTPSKFTSTGEFLAVFFPALTGVIAFWATLALNIPDFCRYARSQKSQMVAQTFSLPLTMSIFSFIGIAVTSATIVIFGVAIWDPVALVAKFPPFIIFLGTIVIVLSSLTINVGANIVAPARAIENLNPKKITFAMGALVTGIFAILLQPWYIMSNFGNYIFGWLGTYGALLGPIDGIAIADYWLVRRRQMALKDLYEVNGRYSYSTGFNKNGIYALVIGVAIPVLGLLIPGLRFLWDNAWTFGLFISIIAYTYLMRGDKSVLVPGEYEEITLKTSEKTIIDSQTADPTITK
- the gnd gene encoding phosphogluconate dehydrogenase (NAD(+)-dependent, decarboxylating), yielding MKIGLIGLGKMGYNLSLNLMDNHHEVVAYDVNKEAVEKLSNEGAAGAFTVEELVRELPASPKVVWIMVPAGEVTENVITELKELLSEGDIVIDGGNSNYKESVRRAHDLQEKGIYFFDVGTSGGMEGARNGACTMIGGDAEAFRTIEPIFSDICVENGFMYAGKSGSGHFLKMVHNGVEYGMMQSIAEGFEVLEKSQFDFDYEAVARVWNNGSVVRSWLMELTENAFSKDPKLDSIKGVMQSSGEGKWTVETALDLQTATPVIALSLMMRYRSLEEDTFTGKVVAALRNEFGGHGVVNK